A stretch of the Lactuca sativa cultivar Salinas chromosome 9, Lsat_Salinas_v11, whole genome shotgun sequence genome encodes the following:
- the LOC128128842 gene encoding uncharacterized protein LOC128128842, whose product MSHLLIVGDKSDHNPAKAFHPAYTITNTQNKIRTFDGTKVSYSSWVWLFKLHAKGYKVLAHIDEIDAIVLQWIYGTISDDLLVRVLEPDSIAYETWSKIHNIFLKNKGSRAAALENEFDILTLRAMSSLEAYCQSLKDLARQLNDVDFPVNENCLVLQVIYGLPSEFDIVGAYLN is encoded by the exons ATGTCCCATCTTCTCATAGTGGGTGATAAATCTGATCATAACCCTGCCAAAGCTTTCCATCCTGCTTACACAATTACAAACACACAAAACAAGATTCGAACTTTCGATGGTACCAAGGTTTCGTACTCATCATGGGTTTGGTTATTCAAGCTCCACGCCAAAGGCTACAAAGTTCTTGCCCATATCGACG AAATTGATGCTATTGTCTTACAATGGATTTACGGGACAATATCCGATGACCTCCTTGTTAGGGTTCTTGAACCGGATTCCATTGCATATGAAACATGGTCCAAAATACATAACATCTTCCTAAAAAACAAAGGATCTCGTGCTGCTGCACTTGAAAACGAATTCGACATCCTGACCCTTCGAGCCATGTCGTCTCTAGAAGCCTATTGTCAAAGCCTCAAAGATTTGGCACGTCAACTAAACGATGTTGATTTCCCGGTGAATGAGAATTGTCTGGTTCTTCAAGTCATTTATGGTTTACCTTCTGAATTTGACATAGTAGGAGCTTACCTAAACTAA
- the LOC111881316 gene encoding uncharacterized protein LOC111881316 isoform X1 → MLPMAATKGLIDHLLLATCEWFLMFWVFIDAALAYSLTKFARYCDLQIPCLLCSRLDHFFDKEEPGSYFHLFCNKHQGDISYLIYCNLHNELVDIREICEDCLHSQSNLECYRFVVDKNLGCMGSSIRTCSCCKRQWKEKPSGQPMIDPHMVGSRGCNSNVTTKPPLPRVGPGPGPGPTRRVRSRHGDGVRRIRNKTKNRHHRKYSMSPGSYSDANITSESEFELLFSDDDDGSLIMRGVTNGGDNRNKIFGRHSYSTPDFGSLLVESQLHEPSVRTRSTSVTPNVARSLRRSEENNPYFKPKKYMNPSPSSSMDGCMASNSIGSQNQCRISSRHSYSACDLGSAILMEMQLNSLPRRSASVTPNSSGHGFGEFKWPKCQTQPASSHETVQNYLHKAKKSKKSSSSTNSMRRSGSYGHFDDSSISRNTDTQNRNKIPRRHSYSVFQLGCEILLNMPTDEPLTSNSSASFQQNGSFGYGFQDPNSNRRPVHSYSHSQELDSLSAMLFPIQRPNNAYGSMDDSFVSRTTGNQCYDHSTLPRRHSYSFFEIGCEILLNMPNDETLPNPPASITPNPMQFPNKRAKRAKKNPSPYLHKSEGPSSWDDSVISHNNTGNQNGNRNSNPRRHSYSAFELGCALLFELQKDESLTRPRRSASMTPNPQIVHGLGEQNKTKFQNRPNYSRSHNPFLDRNHGNGSLDDSVVPRNNGNRGQNTLPRRHSYSVFQLGGDILLNMPHDDESVTSQPSFFTPNGEPQRSSIFHIKNSPCHSPEKHKSHHPHPLHHNGVPLHPPMGSVKRFSLSSDVGNDFSTASFLDKSKWHGSMDDSVVYRSMNNQNQNSVPRRHSYSAFDLGRALLVEMNLDESLKRSYPSPAPNYSSGHGLGEFHQPNFQNKPNPSSSQRKSMPWPRSDGYGSCDDSFISRNAGNHNQNEIRRRHSYSALELECALLLDMHLKESAKRRRSASVTPSAYGHHFEEPRNSKIQTRPGPIPQPTGPAHPVNGFGSSNNYLFNNNNNNNNNHNRHHGSLDDSVVSHGRGNNRKRYRKLVRNSYSVSDLTSPSLEMPMEEGFTSKSASLTPSCSIGQGLGGLDWLQFQTGTTSVSPELDSNQLPHKKRKKSERAKAKKGKRPLQQSDNNGGGGGDLSMDNTNWYDAFDDPVYSNDTGSRNRYAIFSRNSQSANDLGSVLLEMHLDDSIRSRSKSLTPNSSIGYGSQEEKWSKSQIKPSPSLSPERQFHAEKPKRHDHLETERDKKHLPPLIPTKDADSSTNIRTDACSMCSERMDARSLDGSTYTEMEVDGIVEIVKKKAEDDVRCLRLLQSELEAERNAATIAANHAMNMITRLQQEKASLQMEALQYLRMMEEQAEYDMEALQKANELVEEKENEIQDLLDELEQYRIRYGDLSMGNIHVPIIIFENEKRYILESLSTLEKKLHQLCDGGDHLNDDNSFLTPKDSATSNGVFDKCHEIDSATMEHELVELKEKIEGLQADIELVKHACNSLHGSEGLEFIQEITHQLQDLRRIMVDKRGISSN, encoded by the coding sequence ATGTTGCCAATGGCTGCCACCAAGGGATTAATCGATCACCTGCTACTGGCTACCTGCGAATGGTTTTTAATGTTTTGGGTGTTTATCGATGCGGCATTGGCTTATTCTCTTACAAAATTCGCTCGCTACTGCGATCTACAAATCCCATGCTTGTTGTGCTCGAGGCTTGACCACTTTTTTGACAAAGAAGAACCCGGATCTTATTTTCATTTGTTCTGCAATAAACACCAAGGAGATATCTCGTATTTGATATATTGCAATCTTCACAATGAGCTTGTGGATATACGAGAAATATGTGAAGATTGTTTACATAGCCAATCCAATTTGGAATGTTACAGGTTTGTGGTGGATAAGAATCTTGGTTGCATGGGATCCAGTATAAGAACATGTTCTTGTTGTAAAAGACAATGGAAAGAAAAACCGAGTGGTCAACCCATGATTGACCCGCATATGGTTGGGTCAAGGGGGTGTAATAGTAATGTCACCACAAAACCTCCATTGCCTCGTGTGGGTCCCGGTCCGGGTCCAGGTCCAACTAGACGTGTTAGGTCTAGGCATGGAGATGGTGTGAGGAGGATAAGAAATAAAACGAAAAATCGTCATCATCGTAAGTATTCAATGTCTCCTGGATCATATTCTGATGCCAACATTACTTCTGAGTCAGAGTTTGAACTCCTTTtttctgatgatgatgatggaagCTTGATCATGCGAGGTGTCACAAATGGTGGTGATAATCGAAACAAGATTTTTGGAAGGCATTCCTACAGCACACCTGATTTTGGATCCCTTCTTGTTGAGTCGCAGCTTCATGAGCCTAGTGTAAGAACTCGTTCTACATCCGTGACACCAAATGTTGCTCGATCCCTTCGAAGAAGCGAAGAAAATAATCCTTATTTTAAACCCAAGAAATACATGAATCCATCACCATCTTCATCAATGGATGGTTGTATGGCATCCAATAGCATTGGGAGTCAGAACCAATGCAGGATTTCTTCCAGACATTCTTACAGTGCTTGTGATTTGGGGTCTGCCATTCTTATGGAAATGCAACTGAACAGTTTACCAAGGCGTTCTGCATCTGTGACACCCAATAGTTCTGGTCATGGTTTTGGAGAATTTAAATGGCCAAAATGCCAAACACAACCTGCTTCTTCTCATGAAACTGTCCAAAATTATCTTCACAAAGCCAAGAAAAGTAAGAAGTCGTCATCATCAACCAACTCCATGAGAAGGTCAGGTTCATATGGGCACTTTGATGATTCTTCTATCTCACGTAACACTGATACTCAGAATCGAAACAAGATCCCTCGAAGGCATTCATATAGTGTGTTCCAGCTGGGGTGTGAGATTCTTTTGAATATGCCTACTGATGAACCTTTAACAAGTAATTCTTCTGCATCTTTCCAACAAAATGGTTCTTTTGGTTATGGTTTTCAAGATCCTAATAGTAATAGGAGGCCTGTACATTCCTATTCACATTCACAAGAGCTTGATTCTCTCAGTGCAATGTTATTCCCAATACAAAGACCTAATAACGCGTATGGATCTATGGACGATTCTTTTGTCTCCCGTACCACAGGTAACCAGTGTTATGACCATAGCACCCTTCCTCGAAGGCATTCATATAGTTTTTTTGAGATTGGGTGTGAAATTCTTCTAAATATGCCTAATGAtgaaactttaccaaatcctcctGCATCCATCACGCCAAATCCAATGCAATTTCCTAATAAAAGAGCCAAAAGAGCTAAGAAGAATCCATCTCCATATTTACACAAGAGTGAGGGGCCTAGCTCTTGGGATGATTCTGTTATCTCACACAACAACACGGGTAATCAAAATGGAAACAGAAACTCAAACCCTCGAAGACATTCATACAGCGCTTTCGAGTTAGGATGCGCACTTCTATTCGAGCTGCAAAAGGATGAAAGCTTAACACGTCCACGGCGTTCTGCATCAATGACCCCAAATCCTCAAATTGTTCATGGTTTGGGAGAACAGAACAAGACAAAATTCCAAAATCGACCCAATTATTCTCGTTCACATAATCCGTTTTTAGACAGGAATCATGGCAATGGGTCTCTCGATGATTCTGTTGTCCCACGCAACAACGGTAACCGTGGTCAAAATACACTTCCTCGAAGGCATTCATATAGTGTTTTCCAGCTAGGCGGTGATATTCTTCTGAATATGCCTCACGACGACGAAAGTGTGACCAGTCAACCTTCATTTTTTACGCCAAATGGTGAACCACAGAGGTCGTCGATATTCCATATTAAGAACAGTCCTTGTCATTCACCGGAGAAGCACAAGTCTCATCATCCACATCCATTACATCATAATGGGGTGCCATTACATCCACCGATGGGATCTGTTAAAAGATTCAGCTTATCGTCTGATGTCGGTAACGATTTCTCAACCGCCTCCTTTTTAGACAAGAGTAAATGGCATGGATCCATGGATGATTCTGTTGTATACCGTAGCATGAATAATCAGAATCAAAATAGTGTTCCTCGAAGACATTCGTATAGTGCTTTTGATTTGGGTCGTGCCCTTCTAGTTGAGATGAATCTTGACGAAAGCTTAAAACGTTCCTACCCTTCACCTGCACCAAACTATTCATCTGGACATGGTTTGGGAGAATTTCATCAGCCGAATTTCCAAAACAAACCTAACCCTAGTTCATCACAACGAAAATCGATGCCATGGCCTAGAAGCGATGGGTATGGATCTTGTGATGATTCTTTCATCTCACGTAATGCAGGTAATCATAATCAGAATGAGATTCGTCGAAGACATTCTTACAGTGCTCTTGAGTTGGAATGTGCACTTTTGCTAGATATGCATCTTAAAGAAAGTGCAAAACGTCGTCGTTCTGCATCTGTAACACCAAGTGCATATGGGCATCATTTTGAAGAACCAAGGAATTCAAAGATCCAAACTAGACCTGGCCCAATACCACAACCAACAGGTCCAGCACACCCCGTTAACGGTTTTGGTTCATCGaacaattatttatttaataataataataataataataataatcataatcgtCACCATGGATCTCTTGACGACTCTGTTGTTTCACATGGAAGAGGTAATAATCGGAAGCGATACAGGAAGCTTGTAAGGAATTCCTACAGTGTTTCTGATCTAACATCGCCATCATTGGAAATGCCTATGGAGGAAGGTTTCACAAGTAAGTCTGCATCGTTGACACCAAGCTGTTCAATCGGTCAAGGTTTAGGAGGATTGGATTGGTTGCAATTCCAAACCGGGACAACTTCTGTTTCACCAGAGCTCGATTCTAATCAGCTACCTCATAAAAAACGCAAAAAAAGTGAACGTGCAAAAGCCAAGAAAGGTAAGAGGCCACTGCAACAATCAGACAACAATGGTGGAGGTGGAGGTGATTTATCAATGGATAACACTAACTGGTATGATGCTTTTGATGATCCTGTTTACTCTAATGACACGGGAAGTCGAAACCGATACGCAATCTTTTCAAGAAACTCCCAAAGTGCTAACGATTTAGGATCCGTACTTCTAGAGATGCATCTTGATGACAGTATAAGAAGCCGTTCTAAATCTTTAACACCAAATTCCTCGATCGGATATGGTTCACAAGAAGAAAAGTGGTCAAAATCCCAAATTAAACCTAGTCCTTCTCTTTCACCAGAGCGCCAATTCCATGCTGAAAAACCCAAAAGACATGACCACCTAGAAACCGAAAGAGATAAGAAACATTTGCCTCCATTGATCCCCACAAAAGACGCAGATTCATCTACTAATATCAGAACCGATGCATGCTCAATGTGTTCAGAAAGAATGGATGCGAGATCTTTGGATGGAAGTACTTACACTGAAATGGAGGTTGATGGTATTGTGGAGATAGTGAAAAAAAAGGCAGAAGATGACGTCAGATGCTTGAGATTGTTGCAATCAGAATTAGAAGCCGAAAGAAACGCTGCAACAATAGCTGCAAACCATGCCATGAACATGATCACAAGGTTACAACAAGAAAAAGCTTCTCTTCAAATGGAGGCCTTACAGTACTTGAGAATGATGGAAGAACAAGCTGAATATGATATGGAAGCTTTACAGAAAGCTAACGAGCTTGTGGAAGAAAAAGAGAATGAAATTCAAGATTTGTTGGATGAATTGGAACAATATAGAATCAGATACGGGGATCTATCAATGGGGAATATCCATGTTCCTATTATAATCTTTGAGAATGAAAAAAGGTACATTTTGGAATCGTTATCGACACTGGAAAAGAAGCTTCATCAACTGTGTGATGGTGGTGATCATTTGAATGATGACAACAGCTTTTTAACACCTAAAGATTCAGCGACATCTAATGGGGTTTTTGATAAATGCCATGAAATTGATTCAGCCACCATGGAGCATGAACTTGTAGAGCTTAAAGAAAAGATTGAAGGTTTACAGGCTGATATTGAGCTTGTTAAACATGCTTGTAACTCACTCCATGGAAGTGAGGGCCTTGAATTTATTCAAGAAATAACTCATCAACTACAAGATTTGAGAAGAATTATGGTTGATAAAAGAGGCATTTCTAGCAATTGA
- the LOC111881316 gene encoding uncharacterized protein LOC111881316 isoform X2, translating to MLPMAATKGLIDHLLLATCEWFLMFWVFIDAALAYSLTKFARYCDLQIPCLLCSRLDHFFDKEEPGSYFHLFCNKHQGDISYLIYCNLHNELVDIREICEDCLHSQSNLECYRFVVDKNLGCMGSSIRTCSCCKRQWKEKPSGQPMIDPHMVGSRGCNSNVTTKPPLPRVGPGPGPGPTRRVRSRHGDGVRRIRNKTKNRHHRKYSMSPGSYSDANITSESEFELLFSDDDDGSLIMRGVTNGGDNRNKIFGRHSYSTPDFGSLLVESQLHEPSVRTRSTSVTPNVARSLRRSEENNPYFKPKKYMNPSPSSSMDGCMASNSIGSQNQCRISSRHSYSACDLGSAILMEMQLNSLPRRSASVTPNSSGHGFGEFKWPKCQTQPASSHETVQNYLHKAKKSKKSSSSTNSMRRSGSYGHFDDSSISRNTDTQNRNKIPRRHSYSVFQLGCEILLNMPTDEPLTSNSSASFQQNGSFGYGFQDPNSNRRPVHSYSHSQELDSLSAMLFPIQRPNNAYGSMDDSFVSRTTGNQCYDHSTLPRRHSYSFFEIGCEILLNMPNDETLPNPPASITPNPMQFPNKRAKRAKKNPSPYLHKSEGPSSWDDSVISHNNTGNQNGNRNSNPRRHSYSAFELGCALLFELQKDESLTRPRRSASMTPNPQIVHGLGEQNKTKFQNRPNYSRSHNPFLDRNHGNGSLDDSVVPRNNGNRGQNTLPRRHSYSVFQLGGDILLNMPHDDESVTSQPSFFTPNGEPQRSSIFHIKNSPCHSPEKHKSHHPHPLHHNGVPLHPPMGSVKRFSLSSDVGNDFSTASFLDKSKWHGSMDDSVVYRSMNNQNQNSVPRRHSYSAFDLGRALLVEMNLDESLKRSYPSPAPNYSSGHGLGEFHQPNFQNKPNPSSSQRKSMPWPRSDGYGSCDDSFISRNADMHLKESAKRRRSASVTPSAYGHHFEEPRNSKIQTRPGPIPQPTGPAHPVNGFGSSNNYLFNNNNNNNNNHNRHHGSLDDSVVSHGRGNNRKRYRKLVRNSYSVSDLTSPSLEMPMEEGFTSKSASLTPSCSIGQGLGGLDWLQFQTGTTSVSPELDSNQLPHKKRKKSERAKAKKGKRPLQQSDNNGGGGGDLSMDNTNWYDAFDDPVYSNDTGSRNRYAIFSRNSQSANDLGSVLLEMHLDDSIRSRSKSLTPNSSIGYGSQEEKWSKSQIKPSPSLSPERQFHAEKPKRHDHLETERDKKHLPPLIPTKDADSSTNIRTDACSMCSERMDARSLDGSTYTEMEVDGIVEIVKKKAEDDVRCLRLLQSELEAERNAATIAANHAMNMITRLQQEKASLQMEALQYLRMMEEQAEYDMEALQKANELVEEKENEIQDLLDELEQYRIRYGDLSMGNIHVPIIIFENEKRYILESLSTLEKKLHQLCDGGDHLNDDNSFLTPKDSATSNGVFDKCHEIDSATMEHELVELKEKIEGLQADIELVKHACNSLHGSEGLEFIQEITHQLQDLRRIMVDKRGISSN from the exons ATGTTGCCAATGGCTGCCACCAAGGGATTAATCGATCACCTGCTACTGGCTACCTGCGAATGGTTTTTAATGTTTTGGGTGTTTATCGATGCGGCATTGGCTTATTCTCTTACAAAATTCGCTCGCTACTGCGATCTACAAATCCCATGCTTGTTGTGCTCGAGGCTTGACCACTTTTTTGACAAAGAAGAACCCGGATCTTATTTTCATTTGTTCTGCAATAAACACCAAGGAGATATCTCGTATTTGATATATTGCAATCTTCACAATGAGCTTGTGGATATACGAGAAATATGTGAAGATTGTTTACATAGCCAATCCAATTTGGAATGTTACAGGTTTGTGGTGGATAAGAATCTTGGTTGCATGGGATCCAGTATAAGAACATGTTCTTGTTGTAAAAGACAATGGAAAGAAAAACCGAGTGGTCAACCCATGATTGACCCGCATATGGTTGGGTCAAGGGGGTGTAATAGTAATGTCACCACAAAACCTCCATTGCCTCGTGTGGGTCCCGGTCCGGGTCCAGGTCCAACTAGACGTGTTAGGTCTAGGCATGGAGATGGTGTGAGGAGGATAAGAAATAAAACGAAAAATCGTCATCATCGTAAGTATTCAATGTCTCCTGGATCATATTCTGATGCCAACATTACTTCTGAGTCAGAGTTTGAACTCCTTTtttctgatgatgatgatggaagCTTGATCATGCGAGGTGTCACAAATGGTGGTGATAATCGAAACAAGATTTTTGGAAGGCATTCCTACAGCACACCTGATTTTGGATCCCTTCTTGTTGAGTCGCAGCTTCATGAGCCTAGTGTAAGAACTCGTTCTACATCCGTGACACCAAATGTTGCTCGATCCCTTCGAAGAAGCGAAGAAAATAATCCTTATTTTAAACCCAAGAAATACATGAATCCATCACCATCTTCATCAATGGATGGTTGTATGGCATCCAATAGCATTGGGAGTCAGAACCAATGCAGGATTTCTTCCAGACATTCTTACAGTGCTTGTGATTTGGGGTCTGCCATTCTTATGGAAATGCAACTGAACAGTTTACCAAGGCGTTCTGCATCTGTGACACCCAATAGTTCTGGTCATGGTTTTGGAGAATTTAAATGGCCAAAATGCCAAACACAACCTGCTTCTTCTCATGAAACTGTCCAAAATTATCTTCACAAAGCCAAGAAAAGTAAGAAGTCGTCATCATCAACCAACTCCATGAGAAGGTCAGGTTCATATGGGCACTTTGATGATTCTTCTATCTCACGTAACACTGATACTCAGAATCGAAACAAGATCCCTCGAAGGCATTCATATAGTGTGTTCCAGCTGGGGTGTGAGATTCTTTTGAATATGCCTACTGATGAACCTTTAACAAGTAATTCTTCTGCATCTTTCCAACAAAATGGTTCTTTTGGTTATGGTTTTCAAGATCCTAATAGTAATAGGAGGCCTGTACATTCCTATTCACATTCACAAGAGCTTGATTCTCTCAGTGCAATGTTATTCCCAATACAAAGACCTAATAACGCGTATGGATCTATGGACGATTCTTTTGTCTCCCGTACCACAGGTAACCAGTGTTATGACCATAGCACCCTTCCTCGAAGGCATTCATATAGTTTTTTTGAGATTGGGTGTGAAATTCTTCTAAATATGCCTAATGAtgaaactttaccaaatcctcctGCATCCATCACGCCAAATCCAATGCAATTTCCTAATAAAAGAGCCAAAAGAGCTAAGAAGAATCCATCTCCATATTTACACAAGAGTGAGGGGCCTAGCTCTTGGGATGATTCTGTTATCTCACACAACAACACGGGTAATCAAAATGGAAACAGAAACTCAAACCCTCGAAGACATTCATACAGCGCTTTCGAGTTAGGATGCGCACTTCTATTCGAGCTGCAAAAGGATGAAAGCTTAACACGTCCACGGCGTTCTGCATCAATGACCCCAAATCCTCAAATTGTTCATGGTTTGGGAGAACAGAACAAGACAAAATTCCAAAATCGACCCAATTATTCTCGTTCACATAATCCGTTTTTAGACAGGAATCATGGCAATGGGTCTCTCGATGATTCTGTTGTCCCACGCAACAACGGTAACCGTGGTCAAAATACACTTCCTCGAAGGCATTCATATAGTGTTTTCCAGCTAGGCGGTGATATTCTTCTGAATATGCCTCACGACGACGAAAGTGTGACCAGTCAACCTTCATTTTTTACGCCAAATGGTGAACCACAGAGGTCGTCGATATTCCATATTAAGAACAGTCCTTGTCATTCACCGGAGAAGCACAAGTCTCATCATCCACATCCATTACATCATAATGGGGTGCCATTACATCCACCGATGGGATCTGTTAAAAGATTCAGCTTATCGTCTGATGTCGGTAACGATTTCTCAACCGCCTCCTTTTTAGACAAGAGTAAATGGCATGGATCCATGGATGATTCTGTTGTATACCGTAGCATGAATAATCAGAATCAAAATAGTGTTCCTCGAAGACATTCGTATAGTGCTTTTGATTTGGGTCGTGCCCTTCTAGTTGAGATGAATCTTGACGAAAGCTTAAAACGTTCCTACCCTTCACCTGCACCAAACTATTCATCTGGACATGGTTTGGGAGAATTTCATCAGCCGAATTTCCAAAACAAACCTAACCCTAGTTCATCACAACGAAAATCGATGCCATGGCCTAGAAGCGATGGGTATGGATCTTGTGATGATTCTTTCATCTCACGTAATGCAG ATATGCATCTTAAAGAAAGTGCAAAACGTCGTCGTTCTGCATCTGTAACACCAAGTGCATATGGGCATCATTTTGAAGAACCAAGGAATTCAAAGATCCAAACTAGACCTGGCCCAATACCACAACCAACAGGTCCAGCACACCCCGTTAACGGTTTTGGTTCATCGaacaattatttatttaataataataataataataataataatcataatcgtCACCATGGATCTCTTGACGACTCTGTTGTTTCACATGGAAGAGGTAATAATCGGAAGCGATACAGGAAGCTTGTAAGGAATTCCTACAGTGTTTCTGATCTAACATCGCCATCATTGGAAATGCCTATGGAGGAAGGTTTCACAAGTAAGTCTGCATCGTTGACACCAAGCTGTTCAATCGGTCAAGGTTTAGGAGGATTGGATTGGTTGCAATTCCAAACCGGGACAACTTCTGTTTCACCAGAGCTCGATTCTAATCAGCTACCTCATAAAAAACGCAAAAAAAGTGAACGTGCAAAAGCCAAGAAAGGTAAGAGGCCACTGCAACAATCAGACAACAATGGTGGAGGTGGAGGTGATTTATCAATGGATAACACTAACTGGTATGATGCTTTTGATGATCCTGTTTACTCTAATGACACGGGAAGTCGAAACCGATACGCAATCTTTTCAAGAAACTCCCAAAGTGCTAACGATTTAGGATCCGTACTTCTAGAGATGCATCTTGATGACAGTATAAGAAGCCGTTCTAAATCTTTAACACCAAATTCCTCGATCGGATATGGTTCACAAGAAGAAAAGTGGTCAAAATCCCAAATTAAACCTAGTCCTTCTCTTTCACCAGAGCGCCAATTCCATGCTGAAAAACCCAAAAGACATGACCACCTAGAAACCGAAAGAGATAAGAAACATTTGCCTCCATTGATCCCCACAAAAGACGCAGATTCATCTACTAATATCAGAACCGATGCATGCTCAATGTGTTCAGAAAGAATGGATGCGAGATCTTTGGATGGAAGTACTTACACTGAAATGGAGGTTGATGGTATTGTGGAGATAGTGAAAAAAAAGGCAGAAGATGACGTCAGATGCTTGAGATTGTTGCAATCAGAATTAGAAGCCGAAAGAAACGCTGCAACAATAGCTGCAAACCATGCCATGAACATGATCACAAGGTTACAACAAGAAAAAGCTTCTCTTCAAATGGAGGCCTTACAGTACTTGAGAATGATGGAAGAACAAGCTGAATATGATATGGAAGCTTTACAGAAAGCTAACGAGCTTGTGGAAGAAAAAGAGAATGAAATTCAAGATTTGTTGGATGAATTGGAACAATATAGAATCAGATACGGGGATCTATCAATGGGGAATATCCATGTTCCTATTATAATCTTTGAGAATGAAAAAAGGTACATTTTGGAATCGTTATCGACACTGGAAAAGAAGCTTCATCAACTGTGTGATGGTGGTGATCATTTGAATGATGACAACAGCTTTTTAACACCTAAAGATTCAGCGACATCTAATGGGGTTTTTGATAAATGCCATGAAATTGATTCAGCCACCATGGAGCATGAACTTGTAGAGCTTAAAGAAAAGATTGAAGGTTTACAGGCTGATATTGAGCTTGTTAAACATGCTTGTAACTCACTCCATGGAAGTGAGGGCCTTGAATTTATTCAAGAAATAACTCATCAACTACAAGATTTGAGAAGAATTATGGTTGATAAAAGAGGCATTTCTAGCAATTGA